The region AAGCGGATATGGTATCAAAGCTTAGTCCTAAATTACCCTCCTGCTTGGAACGCAGATCATCTAAATACTCCTGGGCACTGACCTCTGTAATAGTTTCCTTCCCCACATTCTTCTTCAGCCAGCAAATAAATTTTACCATGGCTATTCCATCCTTAATGTGGGCTTTTTTCATATTTTCTACTTCCACCGGGTTTTTCATAGCCTTTGAAAGAACAGTAGGGTTCATTTTATCAATGATCCGGTTGGAGCTGTCAAGATTTTTTACAATGGCATAATTGGTCCTGGCCGTTTCCAAAAGAACCTTCTGATCCCTTAACTGCTGTACTGCCGTATAAATGTCATTGTAGGGGCATACCGTTACGGAAAGTTCCTTAAAATAGGCTTTCAAATCATCCTTTAAAACCGTTTCATTGACGAAGAGATAGAAACGGTCCAAAGTGATCATGGCATAGGAAAGGACTACAGGATTGCATACCACATCATTTCCCCGGATGTTTAGAAGCCAGGCAATGTCATCCAGGCTAGTGAGGATATGAATGGTGGCCTTTTCTTTTTTCATCTGGCTTCTCAATTCTTCTATTTTCTGAGCAGATGACTTTCCTCCATACTTCTCCTCCAGGATCCAGGCCGGCTCCGCAGACAGATGGGGCCGTTCCTTCCATATTATATCCACCAGATCTTCCTTATAGGCCAGAGTCACTTTCTTTTCTGCCAGAAGCATTTCCAAATCCTTTCCCAGCTGACAGTTTACCACCCGTCCGTCAAATCCCAGGCAGCCGCCTTCGGGAAGAACCTGATCTAAATATTCTGAAATTTCCGGAACCCCCGGTTGTCCCATTTTCTGCAGGGTGATTCCGCTTCCGTCAAGCTGTCTCCCGGCTTGTACAAAATAGCGGCCATCAGTCCACAGACAGGCCTCGTCTCTGGTGATCACAGCCGTACCTGCTGATCCGCTGAATCCGGTCATAAATTCTCTGCACTTAAAATATTCTCCTACATACTCAGATTCATGAAAATCTGAGGTTGGAATCATATAAGCATCCATATGATGCTCTGCCATTAAATTTCTTAATTGTTCCAGTCTTTCCTGAATCATTGTTTTGTCTCTCCTTTGGTTTCAAAATAATTCTCTATGGCCGCCCCGATCCCCTCGCTGTAGGTGGGATGGGCCCGCATGGCCAGCATTAACTGTTCCGCGGTCAGCCCGTTTGCAATGGCCGTTGCCATCTCACTGATCATATCCGT is a window of [Clostridium] saccharolyticum WM1 DNA encoding:
- a CDS encoding aminopeptidase P family protein; the protein is MIQERLEQLRNLMAEHHMDAYMIPTSDFHESEYVGEYFKCREFMTGFSGSAGTAVITRDEACLWTDGRYFVQAGRQLDGSGITLQKMGQPGVPEISEYLDQVLPEGGCLGFDGRVVNCQLGKDLEMLLAEKKVTLAYKEDLVDIIWKERPHLSAEPAWILEEKYGGKSSAQKIEELRSQMKKEKATIHILTSLDDIAWLLNIRGNDVVCNPVVLSYAMITLDRFYLFVNETVLKDDLKAYFKELSVTVCPYNDIYTAVQQLRDQKVLLETARTNYAIVKNLDSSNRIIDKMNPTVLSKAMKNPVEVENMKKAHIKDGIAMVKFICWLKKNVGKETITEVSAQEYLDDLRSKQEGNLGLSFDTISAYGANAAMCHYKATEESNGKIEPKGLYLVDSGGQYYEGTTDVTRTIAVGPLTKEEREHFTLTVISMLRLGAVKFLYGCRGLTLDYVAREPFWSRGINFDHGTGHGVGYLLNVHERPNGFRWRMVQERQDNCILEEGMITSDEPGVYIEGSHGVRTENLIVCKKAEKNEYGQFMEFEYLTMVPIDLEAIDQSLMTGRDVELLNDYHKAVYEALSPYLTDEEGMWLKESTRAI